A single Paenibacillus sp. FSL R5-0517 DNA region contains:
- a CDS encoding carbohydrate ABC transporter permease, which translates to MKQSIGERVFDVFNTLLLLVIMILCFYPMLYVFNSSISDPDQMLRSRSLMLIPEGFQLGAYKSVFQDTRIYTGYMNTLFYVVVGTAINLLMTSLAAYGLSRSDLMGRKTLMKLITFTMFFGGGMIPTFLLIQNLGMVDTRFALIIPGAISTFYFLIMKTNFEGIPISLIESAKLDGANDFLILFRIVLPLSKPILAVMMLYYAVDHWNDYVGPMLYLRSQELYPIQIIMRDILISSSTEAMGAGADTGFAIGENIKYATIIISTLPIMLVYPFIQRYFVQGALIGAVKQ; encoded by the coding sequence ATGAAACAGTCTATAGGGGAACGAGTTTTTGATGTATTCAATACACTGCTGCTCTTGGTCATCATGATTTTATGCTTTTACCCGATGCTGTACGTGTTCAATTCTTCCATCAGTGATCCGGATCAGATGCTGCGTTCCCGGTCATTGATGCTCATTCCTGAAGGTTTCCAGCTGGGAGCGTACAAGTCGGTATTTCAGGATACTCGCATCTATACGGGATATATGAACACCTTGTTCTATGTTGTGGTGGGTACAGCCATCAATCTGCTCATGACTTCGCTGGCAGCCTACGGGTTATCACGCAGTGATCTGATGGGCAGAAAAACGTTGATGAAATTAATTACGTTCACGATGTTTTTTGGCGGTGGTATGATCCCGACGTTTCTGCTAATTCAGAATCTGGGCATGGTGGATACCCGTTTCGCGCTTATTATTCCGGGTGCCATCAGTACGTTCTATTTCCTCATTATGAAAACAAACTTCGAAGGCATTCCGATCAGTCTGATCGAATCGGCGAAGCTTGATGGCGCCAATGACTTTCTGATTTTGTTCCGAATCGTACTGCCTTTGTCAAAACCAATCCTGGCGGTCATGATGCTGTATTATGCGGTTGACCATTGGAATGATTATGTCGGACCGATGCTCTACCTGCGCAGTCAGGAGTTATATCCGATCCAGATTATTATGCGGGATATTCTGATCAGCAGCAGTACAGAGGCCATGGGCGCTGGAGCTGATACGGGCTTCGCCATTGGGGAGAACATCAAATATGCGACCATTATTATCTCCACGCTGCCGATTATGCTGGTGTATCCGTTCATCCAACGTTATTTTGTTCAGGGCGCTCTAATCGGTGCTGTGAAACAATAA
- a CDS encoding ABC transporter permease subunit: protein MELNRSRGIEPGRLKPAGKWSSVKKELVRNRYVYLMLVPVVAYYLIFSYGPMYGLLMAFQESYSPIKGILAGEWVGFDNFTMFFESYYFWRLIKNTLILSFYSIVFGFPAPIILALLLNEVRKKWFRSTVQTISYMPHFISVVVVVGMLKTFSSLDGGLFNVIRDFFDLQPIMFLAEKDMFRPMYILSNIWQGAGWASIIFLAALSGIDPQLYEASKIDGAGRWRQLLHITLPGIMPTIVIMLILRMGAVMNADFQKILLMQTAPTYETSDVISTFVYRSGILEGNYTYSTAIGLFNGVINFALLIIANAISRKLNSTSLW, encoded by the coding sequence ATGGAGCTGAATCGAAGCCGGGGGATTGAACCTGGGCGTTTGAAGCCAGCTGGCAAATGGAGTTCGGTGAAAAAGGAGCTTGTACGCAACAGATACGTATATCTGATGCTCGTTCCTGTTGTAGCCTATTATCTGATTTTCAGCTATGGACCGATGTACGGGCTGCTGATGGCATTTCAGGAATCCTACAGCCCGATCAAAGGAATCTTGGCAGGCGAATGGGTCGGATTTGACAATTTCACGATGTTTTTCGAAAGTTATTATTTCTGGCGACTGATTAAGAACACGCTGATTTTGAGTTTTTACAGCATTGTGTTTGGTTTTCCAGCTCCGATTATCCTGGCCCTGTTACTGAACGAAGTTCGTAAAAAGTGGTTCAGAAGCACGGTGCAGACGATCAGTTACATGCCGCACTTCATCTCGGTTGTCGTTGTGGTTGGAATGTTGAAAACGTTCTCATCTCTGGATGGCGGACTGTTCAATGTCATTCGTGACTTTTTCGATCTGCAGCCAATCATGTTCTTGGCGGAGAAGGATATGTTCCGTCCGATGTACATTCTGTCCAACATATGGCAGGGGGCAGGATGGGCCTCAATTATCTTTTTGGCAGCACTTAGTGGCATTGATCCACAGTTGTATGAGGCTTCCAAAATTGACGGTGCAGGCCGCTGGAGACAGCTGTTACATATTACACTGCCGGGCATCATGCCAACGATTGTGATCATGTTAATTCTGCGCATGGGGGCGGTCATGAATGCTGATTTTCAGAAAATATTGCTGATGCAAACGGCACCGACCTATGAGACATCCGATGTCATCTCCACCTTTGTTTATCGATCCGGAATTTTGGAGGGGAACTATACGTATTCAACCGCCATCGGGCTATTCAACGGTGTCATTAATTTCGCGCTGCTCATCATCGCAAATGCGATCAGCAGAAAGCTTAACTCAACCAGTCTCTGGTAA
- a CDS encoding response regulator, whose amino-acid sequence MYKVLLVDDEFMISDGIASVVNWSRLGTELIGIAQDGLEALAIIDRQRPDIIISDIRMPGMDGLQLVEAVAEKYQHISFIMLTGFTEFEYAKTAMQYGVKHYLLKPCSEEHLVEAISELVSEKRELTDQERFVQSIQYNLERVLPHAKEYFLKELVTNRTYGVKEWKYFEELFDVQFQDQRVRLLLVEIEGDHEYLHLFAVKNIAEDIFHNPILSTTVGGHVLLMMEDKLSETQLFRNIDEIRTTFTRYYHDDLTIALSEPGDLPQARQLYMQTLVYLNYRFYLGEGSLIMERDVYSPGERTLPEFEYDPERMATAMKAGHWQEVGTELNRMFQMLASLRYDISQTKSYLIQIFMEMIRLSGSAEMKRYMDQLPGMIESSTLHSFQQFLLAVAKEITLRRYEQHRSRQSQMVGSVKQIVEKRYRDETLTLQSIAGEIYMNPDYIGKMFKKETGEKFTNYVLGYRIRKALELLEQDGTCTVSSLAEQTGFGANWPYFSKMFKKYTGFSPSEYKKVP is encoded by the coding sequence ATGTACAAGGTTTTGTTGGTCGATGATGAATTTATGATCTCGGACGGGATCGCTAGTGTTGTGAACTGGTCGCGATTAGGAACAGAGCTGATCGGCATTGCTCAAGATGGATTGGAAGCGCTTGCTATAATCGATCGGCAGCGCCCGGATATCATCATCTCGGACATTCGCATGCCGGGAATGGATGGGTTACAGCTGGTTGAAGCTGTGGCAGAGAAGTATCAGCATATTTCATTTATCATGCTCACGGGTTTTACGGAGTTTGAATATGCGAAGACCGCCATGCAGTATGGGGTGAAGCATTATTTGCTCAAGCCCTGTAGTGAAGAACATCTCGTCGAGGCTATCAGTGAATTGGTCAGTGAGAAGCGGGAGTTAACTGATCAGGAGCGTTTTGTACAATCGATCCAATATAATCTGGAGCGTGTACTGCCGCATGCCAAGGAATATTTTCTGAAAGAACTGGTGACCAACAGAACTTATGGGGTCAAGGAATGGAAGTATTTCGAGGAATTATTCGATGTACAGTTTCAGGATCAGCGTGTGCGGTTGCTGCTGGTAGAGATTGAGGGGGATCATGAGTACTTGCACTTGTTCGCGGTCAAGAACATTGCCGAGGATATTTTTCACAATCCGATCTTAAGTACCACGGTTGGAGGTCATGTGTTATTGATGATGGAGGACAAGTTGTCTGAAACACAGTTGTTCCGTAATATCGATGAGATTCGCACCACATTTACCCGATATTATCATGATGATCTTACGATTGCCCTGAGCGAACCAGGAGATCTTCCACAGGCGCGGCAATTGTACATGCAGACGCTGGTTTACCTCAATTACCGTTTCTACCTTGGTGAGGGCAGTCTTATTATGGAGCGGGATGTCTACTCCCCCGGGGAGCGTACTCTTCCCGAATTCGAATATGATCCAGAGCGGATGGCTACTGCGATGAAGGCTGGACACTGGCAGGAAGTCGGAACAGAGCTGAACCGGATGTTTCAGATGCTTGCCAGCTTGCGATACGATATTTCTCAAACGAAGTCCTATCTTATTCAAATATTTATGGAAATGATTCGACTCAGCGGCTCTGCCGAGATGAAAAGGTATATGGATCAGCTGCCGGGCATGATTGAATCCAGCACCCTGCACTCTTTTCAACAGTTTCTGCTTGCCGTTGCCAAGGAAATCACGCTGCGCCGCTACGAACAACACCGCTCCAGACAATCACAGATGGTGGGCAGTGTGAAGCAGATCGTGGAGAAGCGTTACAGGGACGAAACTCTGACGCTCCAATCCATCGCCGGAGAAATATACATGAATCCAGACTACATTGGCAAAATGTTCAAAAAAGAAACCGGTGAGAAATTTACGAACTATGTGTTAGGCTACCGCATTCGCAAAGCGTTGGAGCTTCTGGAGCAGGACGGGACCTGCACGGTATCCTCGCTTGCCGAACAGACGGGCTTTGGTGCCAACTGGCCTTATTTTAGCAAAATGTTCAAGAAATACACGGGATTCTCCCCTTCCGAGTATAAAAAAGTACCCTAG
- a CDS encoding class I SAM-dependent methyltransferase — translation MKQNESSITSLISTFGRAYHCQHDTPLIFNDFIASALITPQEFSDISNNMVKGIHFFNTDMAHQLKDDPEKVLKWITQIQLSPITLARAAYCEHVLLHEVTLGLKQVVILGAGMDTFAWRHPELEDTLDIIEVDYPATQQFKKERLKQAKLTVPNNLHFVPMDFTRELSNDSLTLEGLEKRKTLASLLGVSYYLPKNDLFNVIRHVFANLPSGSSIVLDYADEHLFEEKGRFNRVENMVKLAAKGGEPMQSGYAYVEMEAMLDEAGLLIYEHLTPEAIQEQFFQDRIDHLSAFETIHFIHAVKK, via the coding sequence ATGAAGCAAAATGAATCCAGTATCACATCATTGATTTCGACCTTTGGCCGAGCCTATCATTGCCAACATGATACACCTCTTATTTTCAATGATTTTATCGCTAGTGCCCTTATCACTCCTCAAGAGTTTTCAGATATCAGCAATAACATGGTTAAAGGCATTCATTTTTTCAACACGGATATGGCTCACCAGCTCAAAGACGACCCGGAAAAGGTTCTAAAATGGATAACCCAGATACAATTATCTCCAATAACTCTGGCTCGAGCCGCTTACTGTGAGCATGTACTTTTGCATGAAGTGACGTTGGGATTGAAGCAGGTAGTCATTCTTGGCGCCGGAATGGATACGTTTGCTTGGAGGCATCCGGAATTGGAGGACACGCTGGATATCATTGAGGTGGACTATCCGGCTACACAACAATTCAAGAAGGAGCGGCTGAAGCAGGCGAAGCTGACTGTTCCGAACAATCTTCACTTTGTACCCATGGATTTTACGCGAGAGCTTTCAAATGACAGCTTGACTCTTGAAGGTTTGGAGAAACGTAAGACGTTGGCCAGTCTCTTGGGGGTTTCGTATTATTTGCCCAAAAATGATCTATTTAACGTGATTCGTCATGTGTTTGCGAACCTGCCATCTGGAAGCTCTATAGTTCTGGATTATGCAGATGAACACCTTTTTGAGGAAAAAGGGAGATTTAATCGGGTTGAAAATATGGTTAAATTGGCTGCAAAGGGCGGTGAGCCTATGCAATCCGGCTACGCATATGTGGAGATGGAGGCCATGCTTGATGAAGCAGGGTTGCTTATTTATGAGCATCTCACTCCGGAGGCGATTCAGGAACAGTTTTTCCAAGATCGAATTGATCATCTAAGTGCATTTGAAACGATACATTTCATTCACGCAGTAAAAAAATAA
- a CDS encoding MFS transporter: protein MRWLDNYPKEVKVFLLASLVNATGSALMWPLTTMYVFDELGRTMANAGFVILIQSLGGIFGQLLGGSLYHRVGVKKLIIGSLALNALGLFALPWISAYWVIFICAMGWIGLFSSLSLPAIQAFIGFRFAERRGELFNIIYVANNIGVAIGTALSGFLADFSYHLSFVLNGVTSAGFALFFWYYLLRVEPDQGEVHLTKRKTVPDGPGVWALLGNTRLYLFMSLGVLFLLFGNSIWNTGVSPYIISEGMEKRMYGLLWTLNGVLIFVGQPFTSWVKRTMARTSTAQMTASAVFYGMAYIVMITMYSYPGMVLAMVLATFGEMLISPATPAFISEHAGRAAPFYIGISGGIGAVGRVIGPYAMGVMYDKQGLIPVAWLATGTAAIAVMGFVLHAVLNRNREVKEYGMDT from the coding sequence TTTTTTTGCTGGCAAGTCTGGTTAACGCAACCGGTAGTGCCTTGATGTGGCCGCTCACCACCATGTATGTGTTTGATGAGCTAGGACGAACGATGGCTAACGCGGGTTTTGTAATCCTTATTCAATCCCTGGGTGGCATCTTCGGACAATTGCTTGGAGGATCACTGTACCATCGGGTGGGCGTGAAGAAGCTGATTATTGGCTCACTGGCGCTGAATGCGTTAGGTTTGTTTGCGTTGCCCTGGATTAGCGCGTACTGGGTTATATTTATATGTGCCATGGGCTGGATCGGTCTGTTCAGTTCATTGTCGCTGCCAGCGATTCAGGCTTTTATCGGCTTCCGGTTTGCGGAGCGACGCGGTGAATTATTCAATATTATCTATGTAGCGAACAATATCGGGGTGGCGATTGGTACGGCACTGAGTGGTTTTCTCGCTGACTTTTCCTATCACCTCAGCTTTGTACTGAACGGAGTGACTTCAGCCGGATTTGCGCTGTTCTTCTGGTATTATCTGTTGCGGGTTGAACCGGATCAGGGGGAAGTACATCTGACGAAACGCAAAACCGTCCCCGATGGGCCGGGCGTCTGGGCATTGCTGGGCAATACCCGATTATATCTGTTTATGAGCTTGGGCGTGCTGTTCCTGTTATTCGGCAATTCCATCTGGAACACAGGTGTGTCACCGTACATCATCTCTGAGGGGATGGAAAAAAGAATGTACGGTCTGCTCTGGACCCTGAACGGGGTGCTGATCTTTGTAGGCCAACCTTTCACCAGTTGGGTGAAACGGACCATGGCCCGTACCTCAACGGCCCAGATGACCGCAAGTGCGGTGTTCTATGGCATGGCCTACATTGTCATGATTACCATGTACAGCTATCCAGGCATGGTGCTTGCCATGGTACTCGCCACGTTTGGGGAGATGCTGATCTCCCCTGCAACCCCTGCATTTATCTCGGAGCACGCGGGCAGGGCGGCCCCTTTTTACATCGGGATATCGGGTGGAATCGGTGCGGTTGGACGGGTTATCGGCCCATATGCGATGGGGGTCATGTATGATAAGCAAGGACTTATACCTGTCGCGTGGCTGGCAACGGGCACAGCGGCAATTGCGGTAATGGGTTTTGTGCTGCATGCGGTGTTGAACCGTAATCGTGAAGTGAAGGAGTATGGGATGGATACGTAA